One Phocaeicola dorei genomic region harbors:
- a CDS encoding cofactor-independent phosphoglycerate mutase codes for MKHIIILGDGMADWPAESLGNKTLLQYSSTPYMDKLAAMGRTGRLITVAPGFHPGSEVANMSVMGYNLPKVYEGRGPLEAASIGVELQPGDMAMRCNIICIEDEKIKNHSAGHITTEEADVLVKYLDEKLGSDRIHFYTGVQYRHLLVIKGGNKQLDCTPPHDVPLQPFRPLMVKAEVPEAQETAGLINNLILASQKLLADHPINQKRIAEGKDPANSIWPWSPGYRPQMEPLFEKYPAIQKGSVISAVDLINGIGHYAGLRRIAVEGATGLYNTNYENKVAAALEALKTDDFVYLHIEASDEAGHEGDFKLKQFTIENLDKRAVGPIYEAVKDWDEPVAIAVLPDHPTPCELRTHTAEPVPFLIYYPGIEPDCVQTFDEVACVEGSYGILKEDEFMNEFMKK; via the coding sequence ATGAAACATATTATTATTTTAGGTGATGGTATGGCCGACTGGCCTGCTGAATCACTAGGAAACAAAACATTGCTGCAATACTCCAGTACACCCTATATGGATAAATTGGCTGCTATGGGACGCACCGGGAGATTGATTACAGTCGCTCCCGGATTTCATCCGGGTAGTGAAGTGGCGAATATGTCTGTTATGGGCTATAATTTACCGAAAGTGTACGAAGGTCGTGGGCCGTTGGAAGCAGCAAGCATCGGGGTGGAGTTGCAACCGGGCGATATGGCTATGCGTTGTAATATTATCTGCATCGAAGATGAGAAGATAAAAAATCATTCCGCCGGACATATCACTACCGAAGAAGCTGATGTGCTGGTTAAATATTTGGACGAGAAATTGGGTTCTGACCGGATTCATTTCTATACCGGTGTACAATATCGCCATTTGTTGGTGATAAAAGGGGGAAATAAACAATTGGACTGCACCCCGCCCCATGATGTGCCTTTGCAGCCTTTCCGTCCGCTCATGGTGAAGGCGGAAGTACCGGAGGCGCAGGAAACGGCCGGATTGATTAATAATCTTATCCTGGCTTCTCAGAAATTATTGGCAGATCATCCGATTAATCAAAAACGTATAGCCGAAGGCAAAGATCCTGCTAATAGTATCTGGCCTTGGAGTCCGGGCTATCGTCCGCAGATGGAACCTCTTTTCGAGAAGTATCCGGCCATACAGAAAGGATCTGTTATTTCAGCGGTGGACTTAATCAATGGCATAGGACATTATGCAGGATTACGCCGTATTGCTGTAGAGGGGGCTACCGGTTTATATAATACGAATTATGAGAATAAGGTTGCTGCGGCATTGGAAGCATTGAAGACGGACGACTTTGTGTATCTGCATATTGAGGCCAGTGATGAGGCCGGTCACGAAGGAGATTTTAAGTTGAAGCAGTTTACTATTGAAAATCTGGATAAACGTGCTGTAGGACCTATTTATGAAGCAGTGAAGGATTGGGATGAGCCTGTGGCTATCGCCGTGCTTCCGGATCATCCTACGCCTTGCGAACTCCGTACCCATACGGCCGAACCTGTGCCTTTCCTTATCTATTATCCCGGTATAGAACCAGACTGTGTGCAGACCTTTGATGAAGTGGCATGTGTGGAAGGCAGTTATGGAATATTGAAAGAAGATGAGTTTATGAATGAATTTATGAAAAAATAA
- the thrC gene encoding threonine synthase, which produces MKYYSTNHQAPDASLEEAVVKGLASDKGLYMPEAIKPLPQEFYDQIENLSFQEIAYRVADAFFGEDVPAETLKQIVYDTLSFDVPAVKVKDNIYSLELFHGPTLAFKDVGGRFMARLLGYFIKKEGQKQVNVLVATSGDTGSAVANGFLGVEGIHVYVLYPKGKVSEIQEKQFTTLGQNITALEVDGTFDDCQALVKNAFMDADLNAHMKLTSANSINVARFLPQAFYYFYAYAQLKKEGKADHLVVCVPSGNFGNITAGLFGKRMGLPVKRFIAANNRNDIFYQYLQTGKYNPRPSIATIANAMDVGDPSNFARVLALYDNSHAAITADISGATYTDEQIRETVGEVYRETGYLLDPHGACGYRALSEGLFPCETGIFLETAHPAKFLETVEGIIGDKVEIPTKLQEFMKGTKQSIPMEKDFESFKGYLMKE; this is translated from the coding sequence ATGAAATATTACAGTACGAATCACCAGGCTCCCGATGCTTCTTTGGAAGAAGCTGTAGTGAAGGGACTGGCTTCTGACAAAGGTTTGTATATGCCCGAGGCCATCAAGCCATTGCCGCAAGAGTTTTATGATCAGATTGAGAATCTGTCGTTTCAGGAAATTGCTTATCGCGTGGCCGATGCTTTCTTCGGTGAGGATGTTCCTGCTGAAACACTGAAGCAGATAGTTTATGATACATTGAGTTTTGATGTTCCTGCCGTAAAGGTAAAAGATAATATTTACTCTTTGGAACTGTTTCATGGTCCCACATTGGCATTTAAAGATGTAGGTGGACGTTTCATGGCCCGTTTGTTGGGCTACTTCATTAAAAAAGAAGGGCAAAAGCAGGTGAATGTACTGGTTGCGACTTCGGGGGATACCGGTAGTGCTGTAGCCAATGGCTTCCTCGGAGTGGAAGGTATTCATGTGTATGTGCTTTATCCGAAAGGAAAAGTCAGTGAAATTCAGGAAAAGCAGTTCACGACTCTGGGTCAGAATATTACAGCGCTAGAAGTGGACGGTACTTTTGATGACTGCCAGGCATTGGTTAAGAATGCGTTTATGGATGCTGACTTGAATGCACACATGAAGTTGACTTCTGCCAACTCCATCAATGTGGCTCGTTTCCTGCCACAGGCATTTTATTACTTCTATGCCTACGCGCAGTTAAAGAAAGAAGGAAAAGCGGATCATCTGGTAGTATGCGTACCTAGCGGAAACTTTGGTAATATCACCGCCGGACTATTTGGTAAACGTATGGGCTTGCCTGTCAAGCGTTTTATTGCGGCCAATAACCGGAATGATATTTTCTACCAATACTTGCAGACCGGAAAATACAACCCTCGTCCTTCCATTGCTACTATTGCCAATGCAATGGATGTGGGAGATCCAAGTAATTTTGCCCGTGTACTGGCATTGTATGATAACAGTCATGCTGCCATAACAGCGGATATCTCTGGTGCGACTTATACGGATGAACAGATTCGTGAAACGGTGGGTGAGGTATATCGGGAAACCGGTTACTTGCTCGATCCGCATGGAGCCTGCGGTTATCGTGCTTTATCCGAAGGATTGTTCCCCTGCGAGACGGGTATTTTTCTGGAAACGGCACATCCGGCTAAATTCCTGGAAACTGTGGAAGGTATCATTGGCGACAAAGTGGAGATTCCCACCAAACTGCAAGAGTTTATGAAAGGAACTAAACAAAGTATTCCGATGGAAAAAGACTTTGAAAGTTTCAAAGGCTATTTGATGAAAGAATAG
- a CDS encoding ABC transporter ATP-binding protein yields MEKQAVITATDLCIGYRTHKEEKKVHEHLSFELYPGELTSLLGANGAGKSTLLRTLSASQPSLAGDLQLLDKPLQHYSEKERSRTIGVVLTDKTQAGGLTVYELVALGRQPHTGFFGRLHRHDHAIIQEALNAVGITHKAQSYTAELSDGERQKVMIAKALVQECPLIILDEPTAFLDVVSRIEIMTLLHRLAVEQNKAILLSTHDIEQALVLSDKLWLLSKEKGLQCGVTEDMILSHQMDNLFSHSNIRFDYDHGIYYPTVNGKQEITVEATDETLLHWTINALNRHGYTCLQAKNAPAGLPHLQVIAPDALYLTRDGKHRTFTSFGKLLEEIK; encoded by the coding sequence ATGGAAAAGCAAGCTGTTATCACCGCAACAGACCTATGTATAGGTTATCGCACCCATAAAGAAGAGAAGAAAGTGCACGAACACCTTTCTTTCGAGCTTTACCCAGGAGAACTGACCAGTCTGCTTGGAGCCAACGGAGCCGGAAAATCGACGTTACTTCGTACATTATCCGCCTCACAACCCTCTTTAGCCGGAGATTTACAATTACTGGACAAACCTTTACAACACTATTCGGAAAAAGAACGCTCCCGTACCATTGGCGTGGTTTTGACGGACAAGACCCAAGCAGGAGGATTGACCGTGTATGAACTGGTAGCTTTGGGACGCCAGCCGCACACGGGGTTCTTCGGAAGATTGCACCGGCATGACCATGCCATCATTCAAGAAGCCCTAAATGCCGTAGGAATCACTCACAAAGCACAAAGTTATACAGCCGAACTTTCGGACGGAGAGAGACAGAAAGTAATGATAGCCAAAGCATTGGTACAAGAATGTCCACTGATTATTCTGGATGAGCCAACCGCCTTTCTGGATGTAGTAAGCCGGATAGAAATCATGACTTTACTGCACAGGCTGGCCGTGGAACAAAACAAGGCTATTCTGCTATCAACCCATGATATAGAACAAGCTCTAGTCCTGTCGGACAAGCTTTGGCTGTTGTCTAAAGAGAAAGGATTGCAATGTGGAGTGACGGAAGATATGATTCTAAGCCATCAGATGGACAACTTATTCTCACACAGTAATATCCGGTTCGATTATGATCATGGCATCTACTATCCAACCGTGAATGGAAAGCAGGAAATAACGGTGGAAGCGACAGATGAAACCTTGCTGCACTGGACTATCAACGCACTGAACCGTCACGGATATACTTGTCTGCAAGCCAAAAACGCTCCTGCCGGTCTGCCCCATCTACAAGTCATCGCCCCCGATGCCTTGTACCTCACCCGGGACGGGAAACATCGGACATTCACTTCGTTCGGAAAGTTGCTGGAAGAAATAAAATAA
- a CDS encoding iron ABC transporter permease: MKNKGTKYGIILLLLILALTGANLLFGSVNIPAEVVWHILTGNEVEKASWSFIVWESRLPQAVTALLCGMALASSGLMLQTTFNNPLADPSILGISSGASLGVALVMLAGAGTITAGVFTLSGFISVIIGAFIGSMLVMGIILFFSTLIKNSIMLLIIGIMIGYITSSAISLLNFFSTAEGVHSYMIWGMGNFGGVSLQQLPFFSLVTATGLLITILLIKPLNALLLGTRYAENLGINIRRTRNLLLIATGILTAITTAFCGPISFIGLAVPHIARLMLGTSNHNSLLPVTMLTGGVIALVCNFICILPGETGIIPLNAVTPVIGAPIIIYVIVNQRKIQYFN; the protein is encoded by the coding sequence TTGAAGAATAAAGGAACGAAATACGGTATCATACTGCTCCTCCTCATCCTTGCATTGACAGGAGCCAACCTGTTGTTCGGTTCGGTAAACATCCCTGCCGAGGTGGTGTGGCATATCCTTACAGGCAATGAAGTAGAAAAGGCGAGTTGGAGTTTTATTGTCTGGGAATCCCGCCTGCCGCAAGCGGTTACGGCTTTACTCTGTGGAATGGCGTTAGCCTCATCGGGACTGATGTTGCAAACGACTTTCAATAATCCCCTGGCCGATCCTTCCATCTTGGGCATCAGTTCAGGGGCAAGTCTGGGGGTTGCTTTGGTCATGCTGGCAGGTGCAGGAACAATCACCGCCGGCGTATTTACTTTATCCGGTTTTATTTCCGTCATTATCGGAGCGTTTATAGGATCCATGCTGGTGATGGGAATCATTCTATTCTTCTCCACTTTGATAAAAAACAGCATTATGCTGCTCATTATAGGTATCATGATAGGGTATATCACTTCATCTGCCATCTCCCTACTCAACTTTTTCTCCACGGCAGAAGGAGTACATTCCTACATGATTTGGGGAATGGGAAACTTTGGAGGAGTATCTTTACAACAGCTTCCCTTTTTCTCTCTGGTTACAGCGACAGGGCTGCTGATTACCATACTCTTGATAAAACCTCTGAATGCCTTGCTGCTAGGCACACGCTATGCCGAAAACCTAGGAATTAACATTCGCCGTACACGCAACCTGCTGCTTATCGCCACCGGAATACTGACAGCAATAACAACTGCTTTTTGCGGTCCGATTTCTTTCATCGGACTGGCTGTACCTCATATCGCCCGTCTGATGTTGGGAACATCCAATCATAATTCCTTGCTGCCCGTCACTATGCTGACCGGCGGAGTGATTGCACTAGTTTGTAACTTTATCTGTATTTTGCCGGGCGAAACAGGTATCATTCCGCTAAACGCCGTCACCCCGGTCATTGGTGCGCCCATTATTATTTATGTCATTGTGAACCAACGTAAAATCCAGTATTTCAACTGA
- a CDS encoding ABC transporter substrate-binding protein — translation MKQVILFIFLLALLSSCGGKSKSSSVIEAEKAIPLRYAENLSLSATEDYTIARLRNPWDTTRILHTYVLVDKKKSLPADLPEGTLVRTPLSKAVVYSSVHCGLLNQIGALKSIGGVCDLKYIKLQEVQDGCRTGSIADVGNGMNPDIEKIIDLHPDAIMLSPFENSGGYGRVEKLNIPIIECADYMETSALGRAEWMRFYGLLFGEAQKADSLFAEVEKNYNELKALVAPLSSAPSVISELKNGSAWYVPGGKSTSARIYADAGANYVFANDEHSGSVPLAFETVFDKGQNADFWLIKYNQAIDKTYKELEQDYAPYTGFRAFKERNIYGCNTGKVDFYEDSPFHPDRLLKDLIKIFHPTLLEGYELKYFTKLAE, via the coding sequence ATGAAACAAGTAATCCTATTCATCTTCTTACTTGCCCTTCTTTCCTCCTGCGGCGGAAAAAGCAAGAGTTCTTCTGTAATAGAAGCAGAAAAAGCAATCCCTTTGCGTTATGCAGAAAACCTCAGCCTGTCTGCAACCGAAGACTATACCATTGCCCGTCTGCGCAATCCATGGGATACGACCCGGATACTGCACACCTATGTCTTGGTTGACAAAAAAAAGTCCCTGCCTGCCGACTTGCCGGAAGGGACACTTGTCCGCACGCCATTGAGTAAGGCCGTTGTTTACTCATCCGTACATTGCGGATTGCTCAACCAGATTGGTGCATTGAAAAGTATTGGAGGAGTCTGCGATTTGAAGTATATCAAACTGCAAGAAGTGCAGGATGGCTGCCGCACAGGAAGCATCGCCGATGTAGGGAATGGAATGAACCCGGATATAGAAAAGATAATCGACCTGCATCCCGATGCCATTATGCTCTCCCCTTTTGAGAACAGTGGCGGATACGGACGGGTGGAGAAACTCAACATCCCCATTATCGAATGTGCAGACTACATGGAAACTTCGGCATTGGGACGTGCCGAATGGATGCGTTTCTACGGCCTTCTGTTCGGTGAGGCACAAAAAGCGGACAGCTTGTTTGCCGAGGTGGAAAAAAACTATAATGAGCTGAAAGCATTGGTTGCTCCCCTTTCATCTGCACCGAGCGTTATCAGCGAACTGAAGAATGGTTCGGCATGGTATGTTCCGGGAGGGAAAAGCACCTCCGCACGGATTTATGCGGATGCCGGGGCAAATTATGTGTTTGCCAATGACGAGCATAGCGGTTCTGTTCCCCTAGCCTTCGAAACCGTGTTTGACAAAGGGCAGAATGCAGACTTTTGGCTCATCAAATATAATCAGGCCATTGACAAGACTTATAAGGAATTGGAGCAGGACTATGCTCCATACACCGGTTTCCGCGCATTCAAGGAACGCAACATTTATGGATGCAACACAGGGAAGGTAGACTTTTACGAAGATTCCCCTTTCCATCCCGACCGGTTGCTGAAAGATTTGATAAAAATATTCCATCCTACGCTTTTAGAAGGGTATGAATTAAAATATTTCACTAAATTAGCGGAGTGA
- a CDS encoding RNA-binding domain-containing protein translates to MNSKELQLIIKCGETSTVQFKECFPNQDSIAAEMVAMSNARGGMILFGIKDKTGEIIGLSYQEIQQLNSILANIATNLLRPVIYIQTETVIVDERSLLIAHIAEGDNKPYKDLNGIIWTKQGADKRKVMENSEIMRLFQCSGILYADEQPIPFTSEKDINGYALDNFIRKEYGREKDSFGILYTELLHNLHIMKEDRMTLAGLLFFGKDPQQYRPTFVIKAVSFFGNDIGGINYRDSKDITGTLPELFEKGMSFLKANLHNIQAGQGFNSIGKLEISEVALEEILQNALVHRDYTRNAPIRLLIFDNRVEIISPGCLPDGLTVESIKLGSAVVRNPFIANFCAKTMPYRGLGSGIIRALQEEPNIKFINEPVGMQFISVIDRIADEGVNKDEGINEGINEGINEGINELESLILTFLEKKPGAKGYEIAEYIQKGAATTERYLRSLKDKELIEYKGSRKTGGYYKK, encoded by the coding sequence ATGAACAGCAAAGAATTACAGCTCATTATAAAATGTGGAGAAACCAGTACGGTACAATTCAAGGAATGCTTTCCCAACCAAGACAGTATTGCCGCCGAAATGGTAGCTATGTCCAATGCTCGTGGTGGAATGATACTATTCGGCATAAAAGACAAAACGGGAGAAATCATCGGCTTGTCTTATCAGGAAATCCAGCAACTCAATTCTATCTTGGCCAATATAGCCACTAACTTGCTTCGCCCGGTTATCTATATACAGACGGAAACCGTTATTGTAGATGAACGTTCCCTTCTTATCGCCCACATAGCAGAAGGTGATAACAAACCTTACAAGGATTTGAACGGGATAATCTGGACTAAACAAGGGGCGGATAAGCGCAAAGTAATGGAGAATAGTGAAATTATGCGTTTATTCCAATGCTCCGGCATACTGTACGCTGACGAGCAACCCATTCCTTTCACTTCCGAAAAAGATATCAACGGATATGCTTTGGACAACTTTATCCGCAAAGAATATGGTCGCGAAAAAGATTCATTCGGTATTCTATACACAGAACTTTTACACAACCTTCATATCATGAAAGAGGACAGAATGACTTTGGCAGGCCTGCTGTTCTTCGGCAAAGACCCTCAGCAGTACCGTCCAACTTTTGTCATCAAAGCTGTTTCTTTTTTTGGTAACGATATAGGAGGTATCAACTATCGGGACAGTAAAGATATCACCGGCACACTGCCCGAATTATTTGAAAAGGGAATGTCTTTTCTGAAAGCAAATCTTCATAATATACAGGCAGGACAAGGATTTAATTCTATCGGAAAACTGGAAATATCAGAAGTGGCATTAGAAGAAATCTTGCAGAATGCCTTGGTACATCGTGATTATACGCGTAATGCACCGATAAGATTACTCATTTTTGATAACCGTGTAGAGATTATCAGCCCGGGATGCCTTCCCGATGGGTTGACGGTGGAAAGCATCAAACTGGGAAGCGCCGTAGTACGCAATCCTTTCATTGCTAATTTCTGTGCTAAAACGATGCCTTATCGCGGGCTGGGCTCGGGGATTATACGTGCACTTCAAGAAGAGCCGAATATAAAATTCATTAATGAGCCGGTAGGTATGCAGTTCATTTCAGTAATAGACAGAATCGCTGATGAGGGAGTAAACAAAGATGAGGGAATAAATGAGGGAATAAATGAGGGAATAAATGAGGGAATAAACGAACTTGAAAGCCTTATCCTCACCTTCTTGGAAAAGAAACCCGGTGCAAAAGGATATGAAATTGCAGAATATATCCAAAAAGGAGCTGCTACGACAGAGCGTTATTTACGATCACTGAAAGATAAAGAATTAATAGAATACAAAGGTTCCCGTAAAACCGGCGGATATTATAAAAAATAA
- a CDS encoding YncE family protein produces MKFKHLFFAAALFSIAPLFCACNDDDNEIEVPRDPEEDPSSQPDTTPEVTSPTEATGLYVINAGNLSNNVNGTLSFINFEKGTASNNVFFDINKRSLGSTPQDAIVYGSKMYIAIYGSNIIEIVDKNTAKSIKQIVPTSTQGEGPRDIIAANGKVYVSMYDGYVSRIDTLSLTIDATLNVGPNPEEMTVANGYLYVANSDGMNYGADYANGKSVSKIGLKTFTEAKRIPVGLNPTKICSTTEGNVYVLAMGNYNDISAKVQKIDNMNVVTDVTEATLMTVKDNTLYLINAPYGATANTYFSIDTKTGNETKNLIDQPVDSPCGIAVNPFTGNIYISSYNMVGGWPSYTTDGYVNEYSANGKFTNKYNVGVGPCGLTFLLK; encoded by the coding sequence ATGAAATTCAAACATTTATTTTTTGCAGCAGCCTTATTTAGTATAGCTCCGCTGTTCTGTGCTTGTAACGATGATGACAATGAGATCGAAGTTCCTAGAGATCCGGAAGAAGACCCTTCTTCACAACCCGACACGACTCCCGAAGTAACTTCGCCAACCGAGGCAACAGGCTTGTACGTTATTAATGCAGGTAATCTTAGCAACAATGTTAATGGAACACTTTCTTTTATTAACTTTGAAAAAGGAACAGCAAGCAATAATGTATTTTTTGACATAAACAAAAGAAGTTTGGGAAGTACCCCTCAAGATGCAATAGTGTACGGTTCGAAAATGTATATTGCCATATATGGTTCAAATATTATAGAAATAGTAGACAAAAATACAGCTAAATCCATCAAACAGATTGTTCCGACATCCACTCAAGGGGAAGGTCCACGTGATATTATAGCTGCTAATGGAAAAGTATATGTTTCTATGTATGATGGGTACGTTTCCCGTATCGACACCCTTAGTCTAACTATCGATGCAACATTAAACGTTGGTCCAAATCCAGAAGAGATGACAGTGGCCAACGGCTACCTGTATGTTGCTAACTCAGACGGAATGAATTACGGTGCAGATTATGCAAATGGAAAAAGTGTTTCTAAAATAGGCCTAAAGACATTTACAGAAGCAAAAAGAATACCCGTAGGACTAAATCCCACTAAAATTTGTTCTACTACGGAAGGAAACGTATATGTCTTAGCAATGGGTAATTATAATGACATATCAGCTAAAGTACAAAAAATTGACAATATGAATGTTGTTACAGATGTAACGGAAGCAACATTAATGACTGTAAAAGATAATACCCTTTACCTTATCAATGCTCCTTATGGCGCAACGGCAAATACTTATTTCAGTATAGATACAAAAACAGGAAATGAAACAAAAAATTTAATAGATCAACCTGTTGATAGCCCTTGTGGCATCGCAGTCAATCCATTTACCGGAAACATTTATATCAGTTCTTACAATATGGTTGGAGGATGGCCAAGTTATACCACTGATGGCTATGTAAACGAATATTCGGCAAACGGCAAATTTACAAACAAATACAATGTAGGGGTAGGTCCATGCGGATTAACCTTCTTACTGAAATAA
- a CDS encoding TonB-dependent receptor plug domain-containing protein encodes MKGNNQAYKLWLCLLCSFILLPLEIQAQEKGDSITGKVHKIDEVTVTAERTKQQVKSSSPFQQLDKKQLQQQGITDIADALRRFSGVNIKDYGGAGGMKTISVRSLGAKHTAVVYDGVTLSDCQSGQIDLSRFSIDNIQQISLTIGDNEDIFVPARTVASAAALKLQSISPDFSNKKNHLTGQIKTGSFGMINPLIRYEQKFNEKISASTTGEFMRADNLYPFTLVNGDYVSKEKRYNNNIQTYRGELNLYISPNNRSTLNGKIYYYDTNQQLPGAVILYNAKSREKLRERNFFSQVHYRTYWENNLSLLINGKFNWSQSHYHDEGGKYPGGELNDRYFQREYYTSGALLYTPTSHWSMVYAADYIYNNLNANTPNNTSPYRHSILQTATLRYQTDNITAVAILLGSIYLNGAKEGNGAENRRKLSPSFSFSWKPCTDGQLYLRASYKDIFRVATFSENYFDRMGSRDLRPEKAQQYNIGITYQNNFTSWLPAISLTLDGYYNKVKDKIVAMPYNMFIWNMVNLGKVEIWGVDANINTTFQLAKHYSLLLTGNYTYQYAVDKTDPEVVYYKHQIAYTPRHSAGASLALENPFINASLHATGVSKRYIASENRPSNEMDGYIEYGLSLYRSFKIKKFTYNLRGDIINLGNKQYDIVKSYPMPGRSYKLTCSIHF; translated from the coding sequence ATGAAAGGAAATAACCAGGCTTATAAGCTATGGCTTTGTCTGCTTTGCAGCTTTATCCTATTGCCGCTTGAAATACAGGCACAGGAGAAAGGAGATTCCATTACCGGGAAAGTGCATAAAATAGACGAAGTTACGGTTACGGCTGAACGTACCAAGCAACAGGTTAAAAGTAGCAGTCCCTTCCAACAACTCGACAAGAAGCAATTGCAACAACAAGGCATTACGGATATTGCTGATGCTTTACGTCGCTTCTCAGGAGTCAACATAAAGGATTATGGGGGTGCAGGAGGAATGAAAACTATCTCCGTTCGGAGTTTAGGAGCCAAACATACAGCCGTAGTTTATGACGGGGTTACACTCAGTGATTGTCAAAGCGGACAAATAGACTTGTCTCGTTTCTCTATTGACAATATCCAGCAAATTTCACTGACCATTGGGGACAATGAAGATATTTTTGTACCGGCACGTACAGTTGCTTCTGCTGCCGCCTTAAAATTACAAAGCATATCCCCGGATTTTTCAAACAAAAAAAATCACTTGACGGGACAGATAAAGACAGGTTCTTTCGGGATGATTAATCCCCTTATCCGCTACGAACAAAAGTTTAACGAAAAGATTTCAGCATCTACCACTGGTGAATTTATGAGGGCAGATAACCTATATCCTTTCACTTTAGTCAACGGAGATTATGTTTCCAAAGAAAAACGCTATAACAACAACATTCAAACCTACAGAGGAGAACTGAATCTTTACATCAGCCCTAATAACAGAAGCACACTGAACGGAAAGATTTATTATTACGATACAAATCAGCAATTACCCGGTGCAGTCATTCTTTACAACGCGAAAAGCCGTGAGAAGTTACGCGAACGAAATTTCTTTTCACAAGTACATTACCGTACTTATTGGGAAAATAATCTTTCTTTGTTAATCAATGGGAAATTTAACTGGAGCCAATCTCATTACCACGATGAAGGAGGAAAATACCCCGGAGGAGAATTAAACGACCGTTATTTCCAACGAGAATACTATACATCAGGAGCATTACTATATACTCCGACTAGTCACTGGAGCATGGTTTATGCGGCAGATTACATATATAATAACCTAAATGCCAATACTCCTAACAATACAAGCCCTTACCGGCATTCTATATTACAAACAGCAACTCTCCGATATCAAACTGATAACATAACAGCTGTTGCCATACTACTCGGATCGATATATCTTAATGGTGCAAAAGAAGGAAACGGAGCTGAGAACCGGCGAAAATTATCCCCTTCCTTCTCTTTTTCATGGAAACCTTGTACAGACGGACAGCTATACCTTCGGGCTTCCTATAAAGACATATTCAGAGTGGCTACTTTTTCTGAAAACTACTTTGACCGGATGGGTAGCCGTGATCTTCGTCCCGAAAAGGCTCAACAATATAATATAGGTATCACTTACCAGAACAACTTTACAAGCTGGCTACCAGCAATCAGTCTGACATTGGATGGGTATTATAATAAGGTAAAAGATAAAATTGTGGCAATGCCCTATAATATGTTTATCTGGAATATGGTAAATTTAGGCAAAGTAGAAATTTGGGGAGTAGATGCCAATATAAACACCACTTTCCAACTTGCAAAACATTATTCCTTACTATTGACTGGAAACTATACCTATCAATATGCAGTAGATAAAACAGACCCGGAAGTCGTATATTACAAACATCAGATTGCATATACCCCACGTCATAGCGCAGGTGCTTCTTTAGCCTTGGAAAATCCTTTCATAAATGCTTCTCTTCATGCTACAGGTGTGAGCAAACGATATATTGCTTCCGAAAATCGTCCAAGTAATGAAATGGATGGATATATAGAATACGGACTTTCATTATACCGCAGCTTCAAGATAAAGAAGTTTACATACAATCTTCGGGGAGATATTATCAATTTGGGAAATAAACAATATGACATAGTGAAAAGCTACCCGATGCCGGGTAGAAGCTATAAACTAACTTGCAGTATTCATTTTTAA